The Dyadobacter subterraneus genome window below encodes:
- a CDS encoding ribonucleoside-diphosphate reductase subunit alpha: MYVIKRDGRRESVKFDKVTARIEKLSYGLDNNYIQPIEVAKKVVSGIYDGVTTAELDNLAAETAASMTTKHPDYAILAARIAISNLHKNTLKSFSATMKRLYTYVDSKTGENASLISKEVYEVIRQNASLLDSTIIYDRDYAYDYFGYKTLEKSYLLKVDGKIVERPQQMLMRVAVGIHQDDVQAAVETYHLLSEKWFTHATPTLFNAGTPKPQMSSCFLLTMKEDSIEGIYDTLKQCALISQSAGGIGLSIHNVRATGSYIKGTNGMSNGIVPMLRVFNDTARYVDQGGGKRKGSFAIYMEPWHADVFDFLDLRKNHGKEEQRARDLFYAMWIPDLFMKRVEANDTWSLFCPHECPGLSDTHSEEFEKLYERYELEGKARKTIKAQDLWFAILESQIETGTPYMLYKDHANSKSNQKNLGTIKSSNLCTEIMEYTAPDEVAVCNLASIALPKFVEMKADGFYRFDHQKLYEITKVITRNLNKIIDLNYYPVPEAENSNKRHRPIGIGIQGLADAFCMMRMPFDSEEARQLNKDIFETIYYGAMESSMELAKLHGPYQSWEGSPISQGIFQFDMWGVKPESQRWDWGKLRKEVIQNGVRNSLLLAPMPTASTSQILGNNECFEPFTSNIYVRRVLSGEFVVVNKYLLKDLVRLGLWDEEMKNNLVRASGSVQAIPNIPQNIKDLYKTAWEIKQRSILDMSADRGAFICQSQSLNIFLEEPNFGKLTSMHFHAWKSGLKTGMYYLRTRAASAPVQFTLGKQAEAQIEPVTEVVAEKALNYVQYAEDHTKPAAPRDSRADMQCSLDDPEGCEACGS, from the coding sequence ATGTACGTAATAAAGCGTGACGGTCGCCGTGAGTCGGTAAAATTCGACAAAGTGACTGCCCGTATTGAGAAGCTGAGCTATGGCCTCGATAACAATTACATCCAGCCGATAGAGGTAGCTAAAAAGGTTGTATCCGGAATCTACGATGGCGTTACGACGGCCGAACTGGATAATCTTGCTGCGGAAACCGCTGCTTCCATGACTACCAAGCATCCTGACTACGCTATTTTAGCAGCCCGGATTGCGATCTCAAACCTTCACAAAAACACATTGAAGTCGTTTTCGGCGACAATGAAACGTCTTTACACGTATGTTGACAGCAAAACGGGTGAAAATGCCTCGTTGATTTCCAAGGAAGTTTACGAAGTAATTCGTCAAAATGCTTCATTACTTGATTCTACTATTATATATGACCGGGATTATGCTTATGATTATTTCGGTTACAAAACGCTTGAAAAATCTTACTTATTAAAGGTAGACGGTAAAATCGTTGAACGTCCCCAACAAATGCTGATGCGTGTTGCAGTTGGTATTCATCAGGACGATGTTCAGGCGGCGGTTGAAACATACCATTTGCTTTCTGAAAAATGGTTTACGCATGCAACGCCTACATTGTTTAATGCAGGAACGCCAAAACCACAAATGTCTTCTTGTTTCCTTTTAACAATGAAGGAGGATAGTATTGAAGGTATTTATGATACGTTAAAGCAATGTGCCTTGATTTCTCAATCTGCCGGTGGTATTGGTTTGAGCATTCACAATGTACGTGCGACAGGTTCGTATATTAAAGGTACCAATGGAATGTCAAATGGTATCGTGCCGATGCTTCGTGTATTTAATGATACGGCGCGTTATGTTGATCAGGGCGGTGGAAAACGTAAAGGTTCTTTTGCAATATATATGGAACCATGGCATGCTGATGTTTTTGATTTCCTTGATTTAAGAAAAAATCATGGTAAGGAAGAACAACGCGCACGTGATCTTTTCTACGCTATGTGGATTCCGGATTTGTTCATGAAACGTGTGGAAGCGAATGACACCTGGTCATTATTCTGTCCGCATGAGTGTCCCGGATTATCTGATACGCACAGTGAAGAATTTGAAAAACTTTACGAAAGATACGAGCTTGAAGGAAAAGCACGTAAAACGATAAAAGCGCAGGATCTTTGGTTTGCAATTCTTGAATCGCAAATTGAAACGGGTACGCCTTATATGTTGTACAAAGATCACGCGAACTCGAAATCAAACCAGAAAAATCTGGGTACGATCAAGTCTTCGAACCTTTGTACAGAAATCATGGAGTATACAGCTCCTGATGAAGTAGCGGTTTGTAACCTGGCTTCGATCGCATTACCGAAATTTGTTGAAATGAAAGCGGACGGTTTTTACCGTTTCGATCACCAGAAATTATATGAGATCACAAAAGTGATCACCCGCAACCTGAACAAGATTATTGATCTTAACTATTATCCTGTTCCGGAAGCTGAAAATAGTAACAAAAGACATCGTCCGATCGGTATTGGGATTCAAGGTTTGGCAGATGCTTTCTGTATGATGCGGATGCCTTTTGATTCGGAAGAAGCGCGTCAATTAAATAAAGATATCTTCGAAACCATTTATTATGGTGCAATGGAATCTTCTATGGAGTTGGCAAAACTTCACGGTCCATATCAAAGCTGGGAGGGAAGTCCGATTTCACAAGGTATTTTCCAATTTGACATGTGGGGTGTTAAACCAGAAAGTCAGCGTTGGGACTGGGGTAAACTAAGAAAAGAAGTAATCCAGAATGGTGTAAGAAATTCTTTGTTGCTTGCTCCTATGCCAACAGCTTCTACAAGCCAGATTCTGGGTAACAATGAATGTTTCGAACCATTTACTTCCAATATATATGTACGACGGGTTCTTTCAGGAGAGTTTGTGGTTGTGAACAAATACCTCTTGAAGGATCTTGTGAGACTTGGTCTTTGGGATGAGGAAATGAAAAATAACCTGGTTCGTGCCAGCGGGTCAGTTCAGGCGATTCCAAATATTCCTCAGAACATTAAGGACCTTTATAAAACAGCCTGGGAAATTAAGCAAAGAAGTATTCTGGATATGTCTGCTGACCGTGGTGCATTTATCTGCCAGTCGCAGTCACTGAATATTTTCCTTGAAGAACCGAATTTTGGTAAACTGACTTCAATGCATTTTCATGCCTGGAAAAGCGGCTTGAAAACAGGTATGTATTATCTACGTACTCGTGCAGCCTCTGCCCCTGTTCAATTCACATTGGGCAAGCAAGCAGAAGCACAAATCGAACCGGTTACAGAAGTGGTTGCGGAAAAAGCGCTTAATTACGTTCAGTATGCCGAAGATCATACAAAACCGGCAGCACCTCGTGATAGCCGCGCAGACATGCAGTGTTCGCTAGATGATCCGGAAGGATGTGAGGCATGCGGATCTTGA
- a CDS encoding sugar phosphate isomerase/epimerase family protein yields MDQPEKPQSRRNFLKQTAGISAGLIIGAETLVQASDFSEISSKFSLPLGVYASYEKADLLKQYGCSYIEESVGGFLIPKDGDLQYAKNLQQLKDDKFPIRSYVILLPGQLKTLGPDANHEAILQRTDLALKRAKECGSKYIVFGSGASRIIPEGFDRDKAKAQHIELSKKMAPLAEKYGVKIALEPLNRGETNFINSLAEGVEIIDAVNSPSFQLLCDIFHMSKEDEPADQIVKYGKHIVHCHIAEKKDRTPPGVAGDDFRPYLSALKKIKYKGGLSIECFVYQDFDSQSKKGIEVLQKQISEV; encoded by the coding sequence ATGGATCAGCCTGAAAAGCCTCAATCAAGAAGGAATTTTTTGAAACAAACCGCAGGTATTTCTGCCGGTTTGATCATAGGTGCGGAGACACTTGTACAAGCTAGCGATTTTTCTGAAATATCTTCAAAGTTTTCGTTGCCTCTGGGTGTTTATGCATCCTATGAAAAGGCCGACTTATTGAAACAATATGGCTGCTCGTACATAGAGGAATCTGTTGGTGGATTTCTTATTCCGAAAGATGGGGATTTGCAGTATGCCAAAAATCTCCAGCAATTGAAAGACGACAAATTCCCAATCCGTTCCTATGTTATCCTTTTGCCAGGACAACTAAAAACATTGGGCCCGGATGCAAATCATGAAGCCATTTTACAACGAACCGATCTTGCTTTGAAACGTGCGAAAGAATGCGGATCAAAATATATTGTATTTGGCAGCGGCGCGTCCAGGATTATTCCGGAAGGATTTGATCGTGACAAGGCAAAAGCACAGCATATTGAACTAAGTAAAAAAATGGCGCCGCTTGCGGAAAAGTATGGAGTCAAAATTGCGTTGGAACCTCTAAATCGCGGAGAAACTAATTTTATAAACAGTTTGGCGGAAGGCGTTGAAATTATTGACGCTGTTAATAGCCCGTCGTTTCAATTGCTTTGCGACATTTTCCATATGTCAAAAGAAGACGAGCCGGCAGACCAGATTGTGAAATACGGAAAGCATATTGTGCATTGCCATATTGCCGAAAAAAAGGACCGCACACCGCCCGGTGTTGCGGGAGATGATTTCAGACCCTATTTAAGTGCTTTGAAAAAAATAAAATATAAAGGCGGACTTTCTATTGAATGTTTTGTTTATCAGGACTTCGATAGTCAGTCGAAAAAAGGTATTGAAGTACTTCAAAAGCAGATTAGCGAGGTCTGA
- a CDS encoding type B 50S ribosomal protein L31 gives MKNDIHPNYREVVFWDLSSDDKFITRSTIETSENITWEDGTVYPVYKVEVSSKSHPFYTGKNVLVDTAGRVDKFRKRYGTKEA, from the coding sequence ATGAAAAATGATATTCATCCCAATTACAGAGAAGTAGTATTCTGGGATCTATCCAGCGACGACAAGTTTATTACACGCTCTACAATCGAAACCAGCGAAAACATTACCTGGGAAGATGGAACAGTTTATCCTGTTTACAAAGTGGAGGTTTCTTCTAAGTCTCACCCATTCTATACAGGTAAAAATGTACTTGTTGATACAGCGGGACGTGTTGATAAATTCAGAAAACGTTACGGTACAAAAGAAGCTTAA